Proteins co-encoded in one Haladaptatus sp. ZSTT2 genomic window:
- a CDS encoding DUF6663 family protein: MQVTTNGTFRVLESTRAEGELLLLDVDSYDPTYVTADATVETLEPGYTIEATVEWDDGTPRVTDVSVLTETLFEFVDGATNIFEAAQDTWQEGESMGEGMNSTVTYSTDNDPNGVVYTFAKQAGERDIFSEFRDGITPLEPLVERLEQQTSPPYEVFVLNPEVEPFVVVYLCLDKGGMLANTVRDTYDCPRR, translated from the coding sequence ATGCAGGTGACGACGAACGGCACGTTTCGCGTCCTCGAAAGTACGCGCGCTGAGGGAGAACTGCTCCTCCTCGACGTGGACTCCTATGACCCGACCTACGTGACCGCTGACGCGACTGTCGAAACCCTCGAACCGGGCTACACCATCGAGGCGACAGTCGAGTGGGACGACGGCACGCCGCGGGTGACGGACGTGTCCGTACTCACAGAAACGCTGTTCGAGTTCGTAGACGGCGCGACCAACATTTTCGAGGCCGCACAGGACACGTGGCAGGAGGGTGAATCCATGGGCGAGGGGATGAACTCGACCGTCACCTACAGCACCGACAACGATCCGAACGGCGTCGTCTACACCTTCGCTAAACAGGCGGGCGAACGCGACATCTTCTCCGAGTTCAGAGACGGCATCACGCCGCTCGAACCGCTCGTCGAACGCTTAGAACAGCAGACGTCGCCGCCCTACGAGGTGTTCGTCCTCAATCCAGAAGTCGAGCCGTTCGTCGTGGTCTACCTCTGTCTCGACAAGGGTGGGATGCTCGCAAACACGGTTCGGGACACCTACGACTGCCCTCGGCGGTAG
- a CDS encoding desampylase, with protein MIQFTPESYDALVDHAERGVPEEICGLLEGTREDGTAQVTAIHPIENVATHRETRYTLEPEAQLAVMEAIEGKGTDVVGFYHSHPTGPPHPSATDEAQATWAGYSYVIVSLSGRPFVGSWEWTGEKFEQELVSVGRD; from the coding sequence ATGATACAGTTCACCCCCGAGAGCTACGACGCGCTCGTAGACCACGCTGAGAGGGGCGTACCAGAAGAAATCTGTGGCCTCCTCGAAGGAACTCGGGAGGATGGAACGGCGCAGGTGACGGCGATACACCCGATAGAAAACGTCGCCACCCACCGCGAGACGCGCTACACGCTCGAACCGGAGGCACAGCTCGCGGTGATGGAGGCAATCGAAGGGAAGGGGACTGACGTCGTTGGCTTCTATCACTCACATCCCACAGGGCCGCCGCATCCAAGTGCGACCGACGAAGCGCAGGCGACGTGGGCTGGCTATTCGTACGTCATTGTCTCACTTTCCGGCCGACCTTTCGTGGGGTCGTGGGAGTGGACTGGTGAAAAATTCGAGCAAGAACTCGTCTCAGTCGGCCGAGATTGA
- a CDS encoding ABC transporter substrate-binding protein, producing the protein MRIVSLLPAATECCYALGVEPVGVSHECDFPPAAREQPSVVRSQVDPDADSETIDAQVQAALETHGSVYELDRDTLRELDPDYILTQGVCDVCAVDTELVADTIRDLELDAELITTDVHSLADLYGDLRKMGDTIGKEQTAARVVADLKARVSEVERRASECAETPSVAVLDWLSPVMVAGHWMPELIDLAGGTYPLAAPRDQSTPREWQEIRACDPDVLVAAPCGFGLAQAREDAQLLAEKPGWSDLTAVATNRAYAMDGHHLVNRPGPRLVDTLEHLACVLHPEEFGEPDRAFVANLSHPTPTQ; encoded by the coding sequence ATGCGCATCGTCTCGTTGCTCCCCGCGGCCACCGAATGCTGTTACGCCCTCGGCGTCGAACCCGTCGGCGTCAGCCACGAGTGTGACTTTCCGCCCGCCGCGCGCGAACAGCCGAGCGTCGTCCGCTCTCAGGTTGACCCCGATGCCGACAGCGAAACCATCGACGCACAGGTACAGGCCGCCCTCGAAACCCACGGGAGCGTCTACGAACTCGACAGAGATACACTCCGCGAACTCGACCCGGACTACATCCTCACGCAGGGCGTCTGTGATGTGTGCGCGGTGGATACCGAACTCGTCGCAGACACCATCCGTGACCTCGAACTGGACGCCGAACTCATCACGACGGACGTTCACTCGCTCGCGGATTTGTACGGCGACCTGCGAAAAATGGGAGACACAATCGGCAAAGAACAGACGGCAGCGCGAGTCGTTGCAGACCTCAAAGCCCGTGTCTCCGAAGTCGAACGACGAGCCAGTGAGTGCGCTGAAACGCCCTCGGTCGCCGTTCTCGACTGGCTCTCACCGGTGATGGTCGCGGGCCACTGGATGCCAGAACTCATCGACCTCGCCGGCGGGACGTACCCACTTGCAGCCCCCCGCGACCAGTCCACACCCCGCGAATGGCAGGAGATTCGCGCCTGCGACCCGGACGTACTCGTCGCCGCACCGTGTGGATTCGGTTTGGCACAGGCACGAGAGGATGCACAGCTTCTTGCGGAAAAGCCGGGGTGGAGCGACCTCACCGCCGTCGCCACAAATCGTGCCTACGCCATGGACGGCCACCACCTCGTGAACCGTCCCGGCCCGCGCCTCGTGGACACGCTCGAACACCTCGCGTGCGTGCTTCATCCCGAGGAGTTTGGGGAGCCAGACCGTGCTTTCGTCGCAAATCTTTCGCACCCGACGCCGACCCAATGA
- a CDS encoding dihydrofolate reductase, whose product MELVSVAALAENRVIGKDGEIPWESIPEDKQQYRARIAAHPIILGRKTFDSMREDLPGTAQIVLSRSEREFDVETAHHAFTVEEAIDIAESLGDETVYVIGGGKIYELFQPHLNRMVLSHVPGEYEGDAYYPEWDEDEWTLESETAYDDFTLQEWVRV is encoded by the coding sequence CCGCCCTCGCAGAGAACCGCGTCATCGGGAAGGATGGCGAGATTCCGTGGGAGAGCATCCCCGAAGACAAACAGCAGTATCGAGCCCGCATCGCAGCCCATCCCATCATCCTCGGGCGCAAGACGTTCGACTCGATGCGCGAGGACTTGCCGGGCACGGCCCAAATCGTGTTGAGCCGAAGCGAGCGCGAGTTCGATGTCGAAACAGCTCACCACGCGTTCACGGTCGAGGAAGCCATCGACATCGCAGAATCGCTCGGTGACGAGACGGTGTACGTCATCGGCGGCGGGAAAATCTACGAGCTGTTCCAACCCCACCTCAACCGGATGGTGCTGAGCCACGTACCCGGCGAGTACGAGGGCGATGCGTACTATCCCGAGTGGGACGAAGACGAGTGGACGCTCGAATCTGAGACGGCGTACGATGACTTCACGCTCCAAGAGTGGGTTCGAGTGTAG
- a CDS encoding cobyrinic acid a,c-diamide synthase, translating to MRGVVLAGTASSVGKTVATLAVCRALSQAGYAVQPAKAGPDFIDPSHHATLGVPSRTLDSWLQGRSGMRRNYVRGTGDICVVEGMMGLYDGDTSTARVAADLDLPVVLVVDASAGMQSVAATALGFKEYAEQAGTPIEVVGILATRAHPGRHVEGIREALPDSLAFLGFIPPRDDLTIPERHLGLYLGEEAPLSADALSAAAAGIRTEQLAEIAREPTWYDAERSAHDQEPAPSTPSDAPTVAVARDRSFCFTYPATLERLRQRATVVTFSPTDGDPLPPCDGVYLPGGYPERHADPLSESDTLAALAAQATAGLPIFGECGGFMALTESLTTTDGTTHEMAGILPAAVTMHERYQALDHVELRATGDTLTANRGDTLRGHEFHYSAATPAADARFAFDVERGTGIDGNEGLTEYRTLGTYAHVHAESGAFDRFLDAVDARQFRT from the coding sequence ATGCGCGGGGTCGTTCTCGCTGGAACGGCGTCGAGCGTCGGGAAGACGGTCGCTACCCTCGCGGTGTGCCGGGCGCTTTCGCAGGCGGGCTACGCCGTCCAACCGGCGAAAGCAGGGCCGGACTTCATCGACCCGTCACACCACGCCACGCTCGGCGTCCCCTCACGGACGCTCGATTCTTGGTTACAGGGTCGTTCAGGAATGCGCCGAAACTACGTACGCGGGACGGGCGACATCTGCGTCGTCGAAGGCATGATGGGCCTTTACGACGGCGACACCTCGACCGCACGGGTCGCCGCCGACCTCGACCTGCCCGTTGTACTCGTGGTGGACGCGAGCGCTGGGATGCAGAGCGTCGCCGCCACCGCTCTCGGGTTTAAGGAGTACGCCGAACAGGCGGGCACACCGATTGAGGTGGTCGGCATCCTCGCAACCCGTGCCCATCCCGGCCGCCACGTCGAGGGCATCCGAGAGGCGCTTCCCGACTCTCTCGCGTTTCTCGGTTTCATCCCGCCACGCGACGACCTCACAATCCCTGAGCGCCACCTCGGGCTGTATCTGGGCGAGGAAGCGCCGCTTTCTGCAGACGCACTTTCGGCCGCCGCAGCCGGTATTCGCACCGAACAGCTGGCGGAGATTGCCCGCGAACCGACGTGGTACGACGCAGAACGTTCGGCACACGACCAAGAGCCAGCGCCCTCCACCCCTTCCGACGCGCCAACCGTCGCCGTCGCCCGCGACCGGTCGTTCTGTTTCACCTATCCGGCGACGCTCGAACGCCTCCGCCAGCGGGCGACCGTCGTCACGTTCTCTCCCACCGACGGCGACCCGCTGCCGCCGTGTGATGGCGTCTATCTGCCCGGGGGCTATCCCGAGCGCCACGCCGATCCGCTCTCAGAAAGTGACACGCTTGCTGCGCTCGCCGCGCAAGCCACAGCGGGGCTTCCGATTTTCGGTGAGTGTGGCGGCTTCATGGCACTCACCGAGTCGCTCACCACCACCGACGGGACCACCCACGAGATGGCGGGCATCCTCCCTGCAGCCGTGACGATGCACGAGCGCTATCAGGCGCTCGACCACGTCGAGTTACGGGCGACCGGAGACACACTGACGGCGAATCGAGGGGACACGCTCCGCGGCCACGAGTTCCACTACTCGGCTGCCACGCCCGCCGCGGACGCCCGATTTGCCTTCGACGTCGAACGCGGTACCGGCATCGACGGCAACGAGGGCCTGACGGAGTACCGGACGCTCGGGACGTACGCCCACGTTCACGCAGAAAGCGGCGCATTCGACCGATTTCTCGATGCAGTGGACGCGCGTCAGTTTCGTACCTGA
- a CDS encoding Lrp/AsnC family transcriptional regulator yields MDERDITLLKAIADLETGSPEKLHAETDIPVSTIHYRLNKLKENGVITNDLYDLNLEALGLGVTVLAEVLTDYHGPHQDVEEKILAIEGVTKAYFTMGETDFIVIAQLSDSDKVERLITDFESLTEVERTNSTFVISTLRDSKRALESYTLETLLEELAEE; encoded by the coding sequence ATGGATGAGCGCGATATTACGCTCTTGAAGGCAATCGCAGACTTAGAAACCGGGAGTCCAGAGAAATTACACGCGGAGACGGACATCCCTGTCTCAACGATTCACTACCGACTGAACAAGTTAAAGGAAAACGGCGTTATCACGAACGACCTCTACGACCTCAATTTGGAGGCGCTCGGTCTCGGCGTCACTGTGCTCGCGGAAGTGCTCACCGACTACCACGGCCCCCATCAGGACGTAGAAGAGAAGATTCTCGCCATCGAGGGCGTGACGAAGGCGTACTTCACGATGGGTGAGACGGACTTCATCGTCATCGCCCAGCTCTCTGACTCCGATAAGGTCGAACGGCTCATCACGGACTTCGAATCCTTAACAGAAGTCGAGCGCACGAACTCGACGTTCGTCATCTCGACGCTCCGCGACAGCAAGCGCGCCCTTGAGAGCTACACCTTAGAAACCCTCCTCGAAGAACTCGCAGAAGAGTAG
- a CDS encoding helix-turn-helix transcriptional regulator, translating into MGPPTPREAITAIEKRRGIVTCLKDDPHDTRDLVDALGASRSTIYRGTRELEALSLIKQVGGSYVLTTFGRAVAESYFSFYDDLERLCDLQPSLSALSRDVDIPTHVLTGATVVHATEHDPDRPVAAFERTVHDADHLLGFSPISRSRYIDLFSDELLAGNLTADLLTTDEVVEYMLSEYDALLTDVFTVEEFRFFATTDPLPFELMVVEAPREFLTVSLYDEQNHMRAFLTNDDPEAIAWGRAQFDRYRENATLVNA; encoded by the coding sequence ATGGGCCCGCCAACTCCACGTGAAGCGATAACTGCCATCGAGAAGCGGCGTGGGATTGTTACCTGCCTCAAAGACGACCCACACGATACGCGCGACCTCGTGGATGCACTCGGTGCCTCTCGCTCGACCATCTACCGGGGGACGCGCGAGCTTGAGGCGCTCAGTCTCATCAAACAGGTGGGTGGGTCGTACGTGTTGACGACGTTTGGGCGGGCCGTCGCTGAGTCCTATTTTTCGTTTTACGACGACCTCGAAAGGCTCTGTGACCTCCAGCCGTCGCTTTCTGCCCTCTCGCGCGACGTCGACATTCCGACGCACGTTCTCACGGGTGCAACCGTTGTCCATGCCACCGAACACGACCCAGACCGCCCCGTCGCGGCTTTCGAACGCACTGTCCACGACGCAGACCACCTCCTCGGATTTTCACCCATCTCGCGGTCGCGCTACATCGACCTCTTTTCTGACGAACTGCTCGCGGGAAACCTCACCGCAGACCTCCTCACTACCGACGAGGTCGTTGAGTACATGCTCAGCGAATACGATGCGTTGCTCACGGACGTGTTCACCGTCGAAGAGTTCCGCTTTTTTGCAACCACCGACCCACTCCCGTTCGAACTCATGGTCGTCGAAGCGCCGCGTGAGTTCCTCACTGTGAGCCTCTACGACGAACAAAATCACATGCGCGCATTCCTCACGAACGACGACCCCGAGGCTATCGCGTGGGGGCGCGCGCAGTTCGACCGCTACCGAGAAAACGCGACCCTCGTAAACGCCTAG
- the bcp gene encoding thioredoxin-dependent thiol peroxidase, giving the protein MLEIGDDAPDFTLKNQDGDDVSLADYAGKHVVVYFYPRADTPGCTTEACGFRDAWDAYEERDVAVLAISDDPVSDLKKFEEKYDLPIELLSDEDGAVARAYDSYGEKNMFGKTFDGVFRNTYIVGPEGTIVEAYEKVSPEGHADELLSALT; this is encoded by the coding sequence ATGCTCGAAATCGGCGACGACGCTCCGGACTTCACGCTCAAAAACCAAGATGGCGACGACGTTTCGCTCGCTGACTACGCTGGCAAGCACGTCGTGGTCTACTTCTACCCGCGGGCGGACACCCCCGGCTGTACCACCGAAGCGTGTGGGTTTCGGGACGCGTGGGACGCCTACGAGGAACGCGACGTGGCGGTGCTCGCCATCAGCGACGACCCGGTCTCCGACCTGAAGAAGTTCGAGGAGAAATACGACCTCCCCATTGAACTGCTGAGCGACGAGGACGGCGCGGTGGCCCGCGCCTACGACTCCTACGGCGAGAAGAACATGTTCGGCAAGACGTTCGATGGGGTGTTTCGCAACACGTACATCGTCGGGCCGGAGGGAACCATCGTCGAGGCGTATGAAAAGGTGTCGCCGGAGGGACACGCAGACGAACTCCTCTCCGCGCTCACCTAG
- a CDS encoding PGF-CTERM-anchored ABC transporter substrate-binding protein → MNERFATTVALALLVTVTLVPAGVTGQTTNPGAMTADECSFPVTVTDATGTDVTLSAEPERVVTLSPSAAQTMWEIGEREKVVGLTKYAANLNGAETRTNVSTSESIVNIETVVGLEPDLVLAPNATSKDTIRALRAADVTVYHIHRAETLADIEQKVTNVGRLVGACDGAADTVATMQQNLSIVDAATEGEDRPKVLYSFYGYTAGKDTFINTIIERAGGRNVAAEAGIEGYQVVNPEFIVGANPDWIIRNTDTPDVPKTDAYNQTIAVKEGNVVVIQLEYLNRPAPRTVRAVSTLAETLHPDTYAEAKANASAESAVNTTTAATEQSNTTQATTTATETTETSGPGFGFVSAFAALAVLSVGALFRRGRR, encoded by the coding sequence GTGAACGAACGCTTTGCGACAACCGTTGCCCTCGCGCTTCTCGTGACCGTGACGCTGGTTCCAGCCGGTGTGACGGGGCAAACCACGAATCCGGGCGCGATGACCGCCGACGAATGTAGCTTCCCGGTGACAGTCACCGATGCAACCGGGACGGACGTGACGCTCTCTGCAGAACCGGAGCGCGTCGTCACGCTCAGCCCGAGTGCCGCCCAGACGATGTGGGAGATTGGCGAGCGCGAGAAAGTCGTTGGCCTCACCAAGTACGCGGCGAACCTCAACGGTGCAGAAACCCGCACGAACGTCTCGACCAGCGAGAGCATCGTCAACATCGAGACGGTCGTTGGCCTCGAACCCGACCTCGTGCTCGCCCCGAACGCGACCTCGAAGGACACGATTCGGGCCCTGCGCGCCGCCGACGTGACGGTGTACCACATTCACCGTGCAGAAACGCTCGCTGACATCGAACAGAAGGTGACGAACGTGGGTCGACTCGTCGGCGCCTGTGACGGTGCCGCGGACACGGTGGCGACGATGCAACAGAACCTCTCGATTGTTGACGCGGCGACCGAAGGCGAAGACCGGCCAAAAGTGCTCTACAGTTTCTACGGTTACACCGCCGGGAAAGACACCTTCATCAACACGATAATCGAGCGCGCAGGCGGCAGAAACGTGGCCGCAGAAGCCGGAATCGAAGGCTATCAGGTGGTGAATCCGGAGTTCATCGTCGGCGCGAACCCCGACTGGATTATTCGGAACACGGACACGCCAGACGTCCCGAAAACCGACGCCTACAACCAGACGATCGCGGTGAAAGAAGGCAACGTCGTCGTGATTCAACTCGAATATCTGAATCGCCCGGCTCCACGCACCGTCAGAGCGGTGTCGACGCTTGCTGAAACGCTCCATCCAGACACCTACGCCGAAGCCAAGGCGAACGCGAGCGCCGAGTCGGCGGTGAACACGACCACGGCGGCCACTGAGCAATCGAACACAACGCAGGCCACAACGACGGCCACGGAAACGACCGAAACCTCCGGCCCCGGATTTGGGTTCGTGAGTGCGTTTGCCGCGCTCGCAGTGCTCTCAGTTGGCGCACTGTTCCGTCGAGGGCGGAGATGA
- a CDS encoding ABC transporter substrate-binding protein, which yields MSDALFPDEPTAEPRVVSTSPSGTEICYALGIEPVAVSHACDFPKQVESVPIIDRSRVTGESSAARHDSVATARRGGGVYELDEQLLEACNPDLILSQSVCGVCAVDETVVRDTLDESAATVLGLSASTLSDVFECVAQVGRETGTEARAIEVVSQCQRRLAEIAASAPDSRPRVVVIEWMEPLHVAANWVPEIVAAAGGEYGLAASGDRSVTVDWAKIREYDPDVLIVAPCSFEPAETRSRLGELTNRPGWESLSAVQKDRVHVMDGTVLNRWTPRLVSLTEELQARLHPPSN from the coding sequence ATGAGCGACGCGCTCTTTCCGGACGAGCCGACCGCTGAACCGAGAGTGGTTTCGACGTCGCCCTCTGGAACCGAGATTTGCTACGCGCTCGGCATCGAGCCGGTCGCCGTCTCCCACGCTTGTGATTTTCCCAAGCAAGTCGAGTCCGTGCCGATCATCGACCGCTCGCGGGTGACGGGCGAATCGAGTGCCGCACGACACGACTCGGTCGCCACCGCACGACGCGGCGGCGGCGTGTACGAGCTAGACGAACAACTGCTCGAAGCCTGTAACCCAGACCTCATCCTCAGCCAGTCGGTGTGTGGCGTCTGTGCCGTCGACGAAACGGTCGTCCGCGACACGCTCGATGAGTCTGCAGCCACCGTCCTCGGCCTCAGCGCGAGTACCCTCTCCGACGTGTTCGAGTGTGTGGCACAGGTCGGCAGAGAGACGGGAACCGAAGCGAGAGCAATCGAGGTGGTCAGCCAGTGCCAGCGGCGGCTTGCAGAGATTGCAGCGTCAGCGCCAGACAGCCGACCGCGGGTCGTCGTCATCGAGTGGATGGAACCGCTCCACGTCGCGGCGAACTGGGTGCCAGAAATCGTCGCGGCTGCTGGCGGTGAATACGGGCTCGCAGCCTCCGGCGACCGAAGCGTCACCGTAGACTGGGCGAAGATACGCGAGTACGACCCGGACGTGCTCATCGTCGCACCCTGTAGCTTCGAGCCAGCCGAAACCCGTTCACGGTTGGGTGAACTGACGAACCGACCCGGCTGGGAGTCGCTCTCTGCCGTCCAGAAAGACCGAGTTCACGTCATGGACGGCACGGTACTCAACCGCTGGACGCCGCGGCTCGTTTCGCTCACCGAGGAGCTTCAAGCACGCCTGCATCCACCGTCGAACTGA
- a CDS encoding type 1 glutamine amidotransferase has product MILILENEVDPAYRYFGEALVSHLPDEVEVYDYPARGGTPPLDGVEAVIIGGSTAGVYEADDHPWMDDEKAFIRKLVAENVPTLGICFGHQIINEALGGRVEHRTTHKELERIALADDPLFEDVNDVIPAVHGDYVVEPGEGMVGLAAANYYEYFGTRHRDAPVWTVQFHPEFTEELRAPIERDFGWDENDRSFADVNAVKTLGNFLALATSRQVRN; this is encoded by the coding sequence ATGATTCTCATCCTCGAAAACGAGGTTGATCCGGCCTATCGCTACTTCGGGGAGGCGCTCGTCTCTCACCTTCCCGACGAGGTCGAAGTGTATGACTACCCCGCACGCGGCGGAACACCCCCGCTCGACGGCGTGGAGGCGGTCATCATCGGCGGCAGCACGGCCGGCGTGTACGAGGCCGACGACCACCCGTGGATGGACGACGAGAAGGCGTTCATCCGCAAACTCGTCGCAGAAAACGTCCCCACGCTCGGCATCTGCTTTGGTCATCAGATAATCAACGAAGCCCTCGGCGGGCGCGTCGAACACCGCACCACGCACAAGGAACTCGAACGGATAGCCCTCGCAGACGACCCGCTGTTCGAGGACGTAAACGACGTGATTCCGGCGGTACACGGCGACTACGTCGTCGAGCCCGGCGAGGGGATGGTGGGACTTGCCGCCGCAAACTACTACGAGTATTTCGGTACCCGCCACCGCGACGCGCCTGTGTGGACGGTGCAGTTCCACCCCGAGTTCACCGAGGAGTTGCGCGCACCCATCGAGCGAGACTTCGGGTGGGACGAGAACGACCGGTCGTTTGCAGACGTGAACGCGGTCAAAACGCTCGGCAATTTTCTCGCGCTGGCCACGAGCCGTCAGGTACGAAACTGA
- a CDS encoding DMT family transporter: MNKRILAMFALLATFWGTSFVAIEVGLHAFPPLLFAALRYDVAGLIILGYALWTTDRWLPRAKTEWLLVVITGAFIIAAYHGLLYLGEQHVPGAIAAAIISLSPILTAVFASALLPNERLRPLGVAGLLAGLVGVVIIADPNPNNLLSASMLGIVLIFLGGASFALGSVLTRPFKTSLPLATLEGWAMLVGSGILHVVSFARGESFAAIEWTLPAVTSLAYLTLISGVVAFLLYFELLDILGPIEINLIGYAEPVVATVMSFVLLGHVIGTTTLTGFVAIFIGFALIKRDALHAVITVASTRARQTAQRF, from the coding sequence ATGAACAAACGCATCCTCGCAATGTTCGCTCTCTTGGCGACGTTCTGGGGCACCTCCTTCGTCGCCATCGAAGTGGGGCTCCACGCGTTTCCGCCACTGCTGTTCGCCGCCCTGCGCTACGACGTCGCCGGGCTGATTATCCTCGGTTACGCACTCTGGACCACCGACCGGTGGCTCCCGCGGGCGAAAACCGAGTGGCTGCTCGTCGTCATCACGGGCGCGTTCATCATCGCTGCCTACCACGGCCTGCTCTACCTCGGTGAACAACACGTCCCCGGCGCGATTGCCGCAGCCATCATCAGCCTCTCGCCCATCCTGACGGCCGTCTTCGCAAGCGCGCTGCTTCCGAACGAGCGCCTGCGCCCGCTTGGGGTGGCTGGCCTGCTCGCCGGACTCGTCGGCGTCGTCATCATCGCAGACCCGAACCCGAACAACCTGCTGTCTGCGAGCATGCTCGGCATCGTCCTCATCTTCCTCGGCGGCGCGAGTTTCGCCCTCGGTTCGGTGCTCACCCGCCCGTTCAAAACGTCGCTCCCGCTTGCCACCCTTGAGGGGTGGGCCATGCTCGTTGGCTCTGGCATCCTCCACGTCGTCAGCTTCGCGCGCGGGGAGTCGTTCGCTGCCATCGAGTGGACGCTTCCCGCCGTCACGTCGCTCGCCTACCTGACGCTCATCTCAGGGGTCGTCGCGTTCTTGCTCTACTTCGAACTGCTCGACATCCTCGGGCCAATCGAAATCAACCTGATTGGCTACGCAGAACCCGTCGTCGCCACGGTGATGAGCTTCGTCCTCCTCGGCCACGTCATCGGGACGACGACCCTCACGGGCTTCGTCGCTATCTTCATCGGCTTCGCGCTCATCAAACGCGACGCCCTGCACGCGGTGATCACGGTTGCATCGACGCGGGCGCGACAGACGGCCCAGCGGTTCTAA
- the ubaA gene encoding SAMP-activating enzyme E1, whose amino-acid sequence MGLDLDATQLDRYSRHIIMDEVGPEGQQRLLDSRVLVIGAGGLGAPIIQYLAAAGVGTLGIADDDVVERSNLQRQVIHADADIGKPKAESAAEFVARLNPDVTVETHQLRVSPENVEELIADYDFVVDGSDNFQTRYLVNDACTLAGKPFSHGAIYRFEGQVTTFSSEDDAPCYRCIFPEAPPAGTVPDCATTGVLGVLPGTVGCIQATETVKHLMGKGKTLSGRLLFYDAMDMTFEEVTIQKNPGCPVCGDDPAIESIHDVEYAETCSISAD is encoded by the coding sequence ATGGGATTGGACCTCGACGCCACGCAACTCGACCGCTACTCCAGACACATCATCATGGACGAAGTCGGGCCAGAGGGCCAACAGCGCCTGCTCGACTCGCGCGTCCTCGTCATCGGCGCGGGCGGCCTTGGTGCACCGATTATCCAGTATCTCGCCGCCGCGGGCGTCGGCACGCTCGGCATCGCAGACGACGACGTGGTCGAACGAAGCAACCTCCAGCGCCAGGTCATCCACGCCGACGCCGATATTGGCAAACCAAAAGCAGAAAGTGCGGCCGAATTCGTCGCCCGCCTCAACCCCGACGTGACGGTCGAAACCCACCAACTTCGCGTCTCGCCGGAAAACGTCGAAGAACTCATCGCCGACTACGATTTCGTCGTCGATGGCTCCGACAACTTCCAGACGCGCTATCTCGTGAACGACGCCTGCACGCTCGCGGGCAAACCGTTCTCCCACGGCGCAATCTACCGGTTCGAAGGGCAGGTGACGACCTTCTCCAGTGAGGACGACGCACCGTGCTATCGGTGTATCTTCCCCGAAGCACCACCCGCCGGGACGGTTCCCGACTGCGCGACGACAGGCGTTCTCGGTGTGCTTCCCGGAACTGTGGGCTGCATCCAAGCCACCGAGACAGTCAAACACCTGATGGGAAAGGGCAAGACGCTCTCCGGGCGACTCCTCTTTTACGACGCGATGGACATGACCTTCGAGGAAGTCACCATCCAGAAAAATCCTGGCTGCCCCGTCTGCGGCGACGACCCGGCCATCGAGTCCATCCACGACGTGGAGTACGCAGAGACCTGCTCAATCTCGGCCGACTGA